The Acidobacteriota bacterium region CGTTTGCAGCTTGCCGGAGGTTTTCGGACTCAGTTCTTCGATCTCGACGTGCCGAGTTTCAGCCGCGCCAACGGGCCCTATCAACGGATCGAGCTTCAGCGGCCGCCGACGGCTTACACGGTCGACGGATCTGTCTCCTACTATTTCGAAACATCGAAAACCAAGTTGCGGGCGCATATCGGGAACGGCTATCGCGTTCCAAGTCTTTATGAGCGATTCGGGACGTTCTTCAGTTCGTTCTCGTCGGCGTTCGTCGCGCTTGGCGATCCTGGCTTGGAACCCGAAAAGACGCTCGCGTTTGACGTCGGCATAGAACAGCGGGCGATTAAAGACCGTGCCGTTTTTTCCGCCGTTTACTTCTATACGCGACTGGACCGGACGATTGGCTTTGGAAACGAAGTTCCGAATATCGGAACGACGACTCGACCGTTCGGCGGCTACGTCAACACGAAAGGCGGAATCGCTCGCGGCGGCGAATTCAGCGCCGACATCAAAGCGACGAGGTCCACCGATATTGCGGCTTCGTACACTTTCACGAACAGCGATCAGCGCGTCCCGCAGGTAACGGGAAATCCGTCCATTGAGACGCTCGGGATTCCAGCGCATCAGTTCACCGTCGTCGCGACGCAACGATATAAGGACTTTTGGGTTAACTTCGATCTGCTCGCGACGAGCAACTACCTCGCGCCGATCTTCAGCAACTCGACATTCCGGACCTACGTCTTTCAATTCAAAGGCAACCGGCGCGCCGATCTGACCGCCGGCTACACGTTCAAGGTCCGGAACGACAAAATGAGTCTGCGGTTGTTCGGAACGGCGGAAAACCTGTTCGATCACGAGTATTATGAGAATGGGTTTCGGACCGCCGGCCGAAACGGGCGGATCGGTTTGAGTTTCGGGTTTTAGACTGGAGCGCAGGTCCAGTCACGCTTGCGCACGTGCCGGCGATTTTTTGCATCATAACGAACGATGAAGACTTTGATCCTGATTCTTATTGCAGTTATCGCGGCCGGAGCGCAAACGCGGACCGTGACGAATTCGGATCTCGAAAAGTTTCGCCGGGAACGCATCAAGGCCGAAGATGAGTATCGGCAGAACTATGCGAGACGCGGAATGCCTTCGCCGGAAGAGTTGGCGAGGATCCGAGAACTAAAACAACGCGAATTGGTGGAGTTTTCGGAGCGACTCCGCGAACAGCGCCTGGCAAACGAGGCCGAGATAATCGATCGGGCAAATCTCGTTCGTACTCAGCTCGCGTCTGTAGATTCGCAGATCAATTACTTGCGCGGAATCCGCGGAAGTTCGATGAGCCAGCCGGTTAGTTACTGGAGTTATGCTTATCAGGATTTCGGCTATCGGCGTTCCGTTTATGCGTCGCAACGCTCGCCGCAACTTCCGGCCAATCTTCAAACGGTCACCGATATCTCGCGGATGTATCCGAATTCTACCGACGTTTACAATCGCTCGATCGGCAACTATGCGTTCCAGAATCAGCGTCCACGCGGGCGATTTTACGGCGGCGGTTTTCTCGTTCCGGTGGTTGTCACCGTCAGCAATTCAAACGAGATCGATTCCCAGCTTGTCTATCTTGAACAGATTCGCGCGGGATTGATCGCCGAGTGGCGCATCATCGAAGAAGAAGCGCGGCGCGCCGAGATCAGGATCGACTAATCTCCGAAAACCAGTTTCTTTATCTCATCCATCTTCGCGAGCGCGGCCTCTTCGCCGAGCGTGATGAATTCGTCCATCTTGGCGATCTCATCGGGTCTGAGGTGCGCGATTTGGGGAATTATAACGACGTCGGCGCGGTAATGCTGGCTCTTTCCGGCGGTTCGAAGCAGGAGCATCGCCGATTGAAAAAGTACGCCGAGGAACGTCGAAGGCGAGTTCCAGTACGTCGCACCGCAGGCATTGACGTCGACCGCGATGACGACCTCCGCACCCAACTGTTTGACGGTTTTCGCCGGGACCAGTGAAACGACGCCGCCGTCGATCAGGTTCTTGCCATCGTATTCGACCGGAACGAAAACTCCGGGAATCGCGCAACTCGCACGAACCGCCGTGATCAGATCGCCCTTGTCTCTGAAGATGACCTTTTCTCCCGTCTCAAGCGCGCAGGCGACCGCCGCGAACGGGATCGGCAGATCTTCGATCCGTTTGAACGGCAAGCTCTTTTCCAGGATCTCGCCCATCGGCGCGTTCGAGAGCAGTCCTTTGGTTGAATACGGAAACCCCGAAACTTTGTACCAGCTTATCTTTTTGCCGATCTCAATGACTTCATCGACCGACAGTCCGCTGGCGATCGCCGCGCCGACTATCGATCCGGCGCTGGTTCCGGCGATGTAATCGATCGGGATCCCTTGGTCCGCAAATGCCTTGACGACACCGAGATGCGCGAATCCGCGCGCGGCGCCGCCGGATAACGCGAGCCCGACTTTTTTTCTTGAAATCACAATAATTACGACCGTAAATCGGGTAGAATAAAGTTGTCACCGGTGACGGTTGCCGTTTTTGATTTTACCCCTTGTTTATGGAAAACTTAAACCTCCGAAAATGACGCCGCAGGAATCCTTACAACTTTCAAGACATCTGACAACGGCCGATATCGCCGCCGGCGAACAGGTTTGTCCGGTTTGCGCGCGTGAGGCTCGCGAGGAATACGTTCCGCTCCTTGCTCTGGATGAAGAGGTCGCACAACTGATTCGCGCCAATGCGCCCGACACGCAGGATTTCGAGGCGGTTTGTGCGCGTTGCGTACAGCTTTTCGAACGAGCGAAAGATCAGATCCTGACCGACGCGGCGCTTCAGAAAGACGGCTCGCGAGTGCTCTCGACGCCCCTTCGGCTTGACGCTGACGAGCGTTTCACGGGCAAAGGCGTGACGATCGCATTTCTTGATTCCGGGTTTTATCCGCACGTCGATCTGACGACGCCGAACAACCGCATCGTCGGATACAGAAATATGATGCAGGCCGACGGCGACCTGACTTCGTTGTTTCAGGCCGACGTCGCCAGCTGGCACGGAATGATGACGAGCGTCGTCGCGGCCGGCAACGGCTCGCTGTCCAACGGTTTTTATCGCGGCATCGCGCCGGAATCGGACGTCGTTCTCGTGAAACTCGCGCGAACCGGTCGGATCACCGAGCAGAACATCCAGGACGGGTTGGAGTGGATTCTGTCGAACCGCACGAAATACAAAATCAGGATCGTCAATATTTCGGCAGGAGGCGATTTTGAACAAAGCTATCTTCACGATTCGCTTTCGCAAATGGTCGAGGAGTGCGCTGCGATCGGTCTGACTATCGTCTGCGCGGTGGGTAACGCCGGGCATTTGCCCAATCATCCTGTCTTTCCGCCGGCCTCCGCGCCATCCTGCATTGCCGTCGGCGGACTGGACGACAACAATTCAATCAATCGCGCCAAGCGCGGAATGTACCGCTCGAGTTACGGTCCGACGCTCGACGGATTCCAAAAACCCGAGATAATCGCGCCGTCGATCTGGGTGCCGGCGCCGATCCTGCCGAACACGCCAACGGCGCAGCAAGCAGAACTGCTCGAGCAGTTGGACCAGGCGGAGGACGGAGAACTTCACCGAATAATCCGAAAAAACCCGAAGGTCGATGCCGAACTCGACGCCGCGATCGATCGTGAAGTTCACTCCATCCGTCAGATAATCGCGCTCAAGCGCCGGCGCCAGAGCGTCATCACCGCGCATTACAAATACGTCGACGGAACCTCGTTCGCCGCGCCGATCGTTTCAAGCGTGATCGCCCAAATGCTCGAGGCGAACTCCGAGTTGACGCCGCAACAGGTTAAGCGAATTCTCATTTCGACCGCCGAACGGCTTCCCCATTACGAGGTCGACCGTCAAGGCTGGGGTGTGCTCGACCCGCGCGGTGCGGTCGCGAAAGCCGAGGAAATGCGCGGCGCATAAAAAAAGGCCGCTCTTTCGGGCGACCGTTTTATCCAAGTTCAAAAATCTCAGTGGTTGTTGTTTCCCGATGGCTTACTGGCCGTGGGCGACGGACGCGGAGCCGCGGGCGTCGAGGTTGCGGTCGCAGTCGGGCGCGGCGTGACCGGAGTGGCGTTTACCGGCGGCGTCGTATTTGTGTTGAGATTCGATGTCGGAGACGGACTCGGCTTGGGGGTCGGAGACGGTGTCCGGTTGGCGTTGGTGTTCATATTCAACGCCAGATTCATATTGATTGGCGTACTTGCGTTGACGTTGAAGTTGTAATTGCCGACATTGAGATTCGTGTTCAGATTCACGTTCATATTCGGCGGATTCGTATTGATGTTGAGGTTCGTATTCGACGGTTCATTGTCGGCTCGCAAGAGATAAAAGAGCGCGAATCCGAAAACCAAAACACCGATCGTCCCGAGGATCGTCAATATCACGACCTTCGGAGTATTCGACCGCGGCGGAAGCTGTTGGTATGGCGGAATGACACGTGCGCGAACGCGTTGTTCCTGCGGCTCATCGGTCATCGGTATGACGATTCGCGGCGCTTCGCTGCGGTGGACTTCCGTGTCCGGCGGCGGTTTGGGAACGTTCGGCTTCTCGAACCTGATGACGGTTTCCTCGCCAAAATCGACTTCCTCGGCTTCCACGACAGCGTTTGACGAATCGACAAAATTCGGCTGATCTTCATCTATCAGCGGTGTGCCGTCCTTCGTACAAAAACGCAAGATCTCCTCGTCATAACGAGTTTCGCAAGTAGGGCAGAATTTCATATTTCGGTATTTCGACGCACCGTCGAAGATCGGGAGTTTCCGAACAAATCATAGCACAGCTTGATGTTACGGGAAATTAAAGAGATCACAGAAGTCCGATCTCCTGAAGGTCGGAGATCGGTTCGTCGAACGAACAACTTCCGAACGAGCCGATATATTTTGAACGAATGTGGGCGATCTGCGCAGTGCTCAGATAATAATCGCCGTGCCAGGCGACGCCTTCGTCCGTGAAATCGAAGCTCTCTTCAAATTCGTCCTCGAGGATCTCTTCGAGAATCGTCGGCTGGTAACCGGCGTACGCGTATCCGGTCGCGAGAAAGAGATTCAGAAAACCGTTCATCGTTCCTTGCGGCGCGTCGGCCTCGTACGTTAGCGGACGGAAGCAGCGCAGCGGATGATGAAGGCCGGCCGTTGCCTTGAACGGAACATTTGCCGCGAGACAGATCCGTATGAACTGTATGATCGTTCGGATCGACGGAAAATCATCCGCGGTAACCCCGCCCGTACGAATTTTCGCTCGCTGACCGTGAACGGCGATGGCCGTGATCAGATCGGCCAAACGCCCGTCGGTCGGAATCTCAAAATAGGCCGTGAGAAAATCCGGAAGTTCTGCGACCGTATTATGGATCTTCGATTCGGTGCTCGCCCGAACTTCGAGTGTATCGATTACGGCGTGCGGGGAGTTTTTGATATTGAAATCTTCGATCTGCCGGATCGTTTTGTAAAGATCTTCGCCAGCCAGAACGGCGAGCCGCCAGGGATCATATGTGACCCGCGAGATGAAGTCGCCGGCGGACTCACGAAACTCGTCGAGTCGGGCGACCGGAACAACGAATCGGCCAAGCATCCATTTGTAGTTGCTTGAACGATATGTCGCGTAATTCAAAACCGCCTCGGGCATCGACACCTGCGAAGGCGGAAAGAGTCCCGCATAGTCGACAATTTCGGAAAGTAGCGCTCGAACCGATTCTTTGGGATTTTCGATCATTTTGGGCGTAGATCTTTTTAAAAACGTTTGATTCCGATATATCTTAAGCGTTTTTTGTGAGGTTGCCAATTTACTACGGTAACCGTGCCATTTTCATCGCTCCAAGGCCCACGAGCCGGAAGTCGAACCTGAAGCCCCAACGAATTCGGCATTGTTGAGTGGATCTACAGCTAATTGCCCGGTTCGCCGTTCAAGAACCAAAGTACTTCCTTAAGCCCTGCCAGCACTCGTAATAATCGGCCTGAAGCGTCTCGCTTTCCAAGGCGAATTTTGTCGGCCGGATTAGGTAACGCGACTCGAACATAAACGCCATCGTTCCGCCGAGTTTCTGGGGCTGCAGGTCGGCGTTCGAAGCCTTCTCGAAAGCCTCGACGTCCGGTCCGTGGGCCGACATACAATTGTGTAGCGAACCGCCGCCGGGAACGAAGCCTTCTTCCTTCGCATCGTATTGGCCGTAGCAGAGCCCCATATATTCCGACATAAAGTTGCGGTGATACCACGGCGGACGGAATGTGTTTTCGGCAACAAGCCAGCGCTCGGGGAAGATCGCGAAATCGCAGTTCGCGACGCCGGGTTCGCCCGACGGAGCCGTCAGCACGGTGAAGATCGACGGATCCGGATGATCGTACGAGATGGATCCAATCGTGTTGAACCGGCGCAGGTCGTACTTGTACGGCGCGAAGTTGCCGTGCCAGCCGACAACGTCGAGCGGCGAACTCGGAATCGCGCAGCGCCACAGATTGCCCGCGAATTTCGCAACCAGTTCAAAGTCGCCTTCGCGGTCTTCATACCAAGCGACGGGAGTTTCGAAATCGCGCGGATTTGCGAGACCGTTGGCGCCGATCGGTCCGAGGTCGGGAAGCCGGAACTGCGATCCGTAATTCTCGCAGATATAGCCGCGCGCCGATCCGTCCGGAAGTTCGACGCGGAATTTGAGACCGCGCGGAATGACGGCGATCTCGCCGGATCCGATCTCAAGAATTCCGAGTTCGGTAAGAAACCGGACACGGTTCTTTTCAGCGACCACGAGCATTTCGCCATCGGCATTGTAAAAGAACCTGTCGGTCATCGGCTTGTTGCAGGAATAGACGTGGATCCCGATCCCGGCCTGCGAGAAGAGGTCGCCGTTTCCGGCGATCGTGACGACGCCGTCGATAAAGTCGGTCGCGGTTTCGGGAATCGGAACGGGATTCCAGCGCAACTGATTCGGCGTCACGTTTTCGACGTCGAACCGACTTTCCCAAAGGCCGTTCCCGATTCGTTCGAACGGTTTGTGCAAAACGGAAGGTCTGATCCGATATTCCCACGTCCGTTTGTTCCACGCACGCGGAACGGTGAACGCAGTGCCCGAGAATTGTTCGGCGTAAAGCCCGAGCGGCGCCTTTTGCGGTGAGTTCATCCCGATTGGCAGTGCGCCTTTCACAGCCTCAGTCGCGAATTCGTTCCCGAAGCCTGATTGGTATTTGAGTCTTTCTTCGCTGGTTGTCGGTGTCATAACGTTGGTTTTGCGACGAATTGCACGCTCCCCGGAAAACAAATGGGATTCGTGCAATTCGTGAAATTGGTGGCCAAAAAAGTCTCACAGATTGCCACGCCGCCGCTGCTCTTCTTCGATCGAAACGAACAGCGCTTTGAAATTGCCTTTGCCGAAGCCCTTGCAGCCCTTGCGCTGGAGGATCTCGTAGAAAACCGTCGGGCGATCCTCGACCGGTTTGGTGAAAACCTGGAGCAGATATCCTTCATCGTCGCGGTCGACGAGCAGTCCGAGCCTTTTCAGATCTTCGATGCTCTCGTCGATTTCGCCGACGCGTGCCGGAATCTCGTCGTAATACTCGTCGGGAACGCGAAGAAACTCGATGCCGTTTTCCTGGAGCTTGGCGACCGTGTGCAAGATGTCCTTGCAAAGCAGCGCAACGTGCTGCGCGCCGGCGGATCCGTAAAAGTCGATGTATTCCTGAATTTGCGATTTTCCGCCTTTGCCTTCGGCGGGTTCGTTGATCGGGAATTTGATGTTGTGTCCGCCGTCGGACATCACGATCGACATCAACGCCGTGTATTCGGTCGAGATGTCGTTGTCGTCGAAAGTGATGTAACGGAAAAATCCGAGCACGTCGCGATAGAAATCACACCAGTAGTTCATCTTACCGAGTTCGACGTTGCCGACGATGTGATCTACAAGCTGAAGCCCGACATCCTCGCCGGCGACTTCCTGTTTCGCAAAACCGGGAAGAAACGGCCCGGAGTAGTTATGGCCGTTATCGTTGTTGTACGAGATCAGAGAGTGGATCGTGTCGCCGTAGGTGTGTATCGCGGCCTTGCGCACCGATCCGTTCTCGTCGGTCCAGTCGTGCGGCTCGATGAAGGCGCGCGCCCCGCGCCGAACGGCTTCGTTGAAAGCGTGATCCGCGTCTTCGACGAGAAACGCAATGTCGCGGACGCCGTCACCGTGCAGCTTGATATGCTCGGCGGCCGGATGATCCGGCGTGAGCGGAGTCGTCAGAACAAAGTTGATGCGATTCTGCCGCATCGCGTAGCTCGTCGTCACGCGGTTTCCGGTTTCGAGTCCCGAATACGCGATGCGCGAAAATCCGAACGCCTTGCGGTAATAGAACTCCGCCTGTTTGGCGTTTCCAACATAGAATTCAACGTGATGTATCCTTTTCAGTCCTAATGGATTTTGTGTAGTCATGATTCTATTTTTGTTTTGTAATATCTTCTTGAATCAATTGCCAAGAAATGTAACAGGAGATTTGGGTTTGAGCATATTAAGTTTCTCCTGAGCGGGAACAAACAACACAGTCGACAAGACCATCGGACAAACTGCAAGAATAATTGTTCGTGTCAGGTAACGCATAAAATACCGATTCAGAACTTGATTCCAAGCTCCAACTCACCACCCAGCCCTGATTCGATGATCTTTCGCAGCGTGGAAAGCCGAACGTCCTTGATATCGTTCTCGATTCGCGAAATATACGCCTTGTTCGTGCCGCATTTATCAGCGAGTTCCTGTTGGGTCATCCCTTTCTTTTTGCGGGCTTCCTGAATCATAAAGCCGAGCTTAAATTCCTCAAATCCTTGCTCAACCGAGTCTCGTCCTTCTGTTCCAACCTCTCCGAATTTCTCATCGGCAAATTCGTCGATTGTTCTAATGTCACCCTTTTTCGGCATAGTATTCCTCTCTGATCCTCAATGCGCGGTCGATCTCATTTTGCGGGATCTTTTCAGTTTTCTTCTGAAAACCATTCATCAGTACAACAATTTTCCCTTCGTCGAAGAAACAAAACACGCGATAGATATTGCCGCCAAACTGCGTGCGCATTTCCATCAATCCGTCGGTGCCTGCTAGTGCTTACAAATGATTTCGCGGTATCTCTTCGACAGTTCGCAGGATCTTGATCGACCAGTAGAGCTTCTCCTGAACCTTTCGTGGTTGTTTGTCAAAAAACTAATCAAAATATCGCTTGAATAGAATGACATCTCTTACATTCTCATCCATAACGATTCTACGGTAAGTTGTCCAATGAGACAACTATTTTCCGAAACTCTCAATATACTTCCTTGTCACTTCCTTCAGTTCCGCGTACGACGGAATAACGTACAGAGTCTTTTGCATATCCGAATAGTTAAAATCGTGATTGATCACTTCGTCCAAGACGAACGGCCGGCGTTCGACCTTGTCGGAAAAAGCGTGCTCGATCTCGCCAAAGCTTGAAAGAAGCCCCGCGCCGTAGGCTTTGATGTCGCCTTCGTGTTCGACCAGGCCGAATTCAACGGTGAACCAGTAAAGGCGGCCCAACTGCTCCAGTTGTTCGTCCGTCGCAATACGCGCGCCGTGGCCGATGAACTGCGAAAAGTCCGCGAAGTTCGGATTCGTGAACATTGGAATATGACCGATCGCTTCGTGGACGATGTCCGGCTCGGGCGTGTAAGCGGGATGCGAATGATGGCGAATATACTGTGTACAGAGCATCGTCCGGTAAGAAAGCCACGAAAGAAAGCCGCGCGTTTCGACCAAGCCTTCGATCGGCGCCAGACGGAATCCGGTAAGTTCTTTCAGGCACCGGTTCATTTCCGTCAATTGGGGAATTCGCTCCGTCGTGATGAAGAGATCTTTCTTTGCCCGAAGATAGAACGGCGACGCATACTTCTGCTGCAGCTCCTCAAGCTCTTCGGCGACATAACGCCAGACACGCTGTTCGCGCGGCGTGTATTCAACGTCGGTGATAATGCCGGTCTCACGAAAGTTCTTCGCCAGCGAAGCGATATAGTCGCGCCGCTTGCGATAGTCGACATCGTTCGCGCCCGGATGATCAAGTTGGAGTTCGTTAATATGTTCAAACTCGAGGTCTGTGAACGCCGGAAGATCTTCGTCACGAACCTTGTAGTTCGAGATCTCAGGTACAGCGTCCGCGGCGACGCTTGCGAAACTTGTGTCTGTCAGCATTGTGATTAAAATCCTCTACCGATTTTGACGTACGAAATGGAAAGTTATCTCTAAATAACCAATTGTAATGGAAAGCGTAACGAAACTGAATAGCTTTCGTTTGTTTATCGCGAACTGCGGATTTATTTTGTAAGGAAAATAAAGCGCTATACCTTATTTTATGAAGCAATCGATTCGACCTCAGCGCCAATTACCGATCAAGACAAACGGCGACCAGTACGCCGGATGGGAAAAATTCCGCGTTTTCGCATTGGCCGGCACTTCGGTCTTTTCGCCGGTGAGCAGCAGTTTCTGCGCATACTGCATCGCGTCGGCTTTCGACGCCTTCGGATTCGCTTTCAAGTATCCGTAGAAACTGCTCATCAACTTTGCGGTGCTCTTATCCTCGACTTCCCAAAGGGTCGCGAGAACCGCCTTTCCGTTCCGAGTTTGGATCAGACTTGCGAAACTCTCGACCTCGGCGCCGTTCGAATCGTCTTCGGATGCCGTATTGCACGCCGAAAGGGTGATCAGTTCGACATTCGAAAAATCGAGTAGCGGCGAGTTTCCGAATTCTTCCAGCGTAAGAATTCGGCCGTTTCCCATCAGCAAGAACGAGGTCGACCAATTTTCGGCGAGTCGAAAATGACTCGCGAAATGAACGACCGTATATTCCGTTTTGCCGTCGCGGGATCGCCGCGCGAGCGAATCGGTCAGGTTTTTCAGCGTGAAGTCGTCGTTCAAGAAGCGTCGTCCCGCCAGAATCCCTTTCTCGGTCGGATCGCCGGACTCGCGAATCAGCGTTTTTAGCTCGTCTTCTACAGCCGGAAGCGCCTCAAGTCTTATCGGTTCGTCGGGATAATCCGGATAAAAAACGCTCTGTTCGGTCGAAACTCCCATTCCGAGTCCCTTCCATTCAACGTTCGAATCGCCAATATCGTCGCGAGTCTGCCGGGTAACAACGACGTTTTGGTATTTTTCGACCAAATAGGTCTTTCCGTCAGACGAAAGCGCGGCGAGCGGAATGTAGCGCAAAGTTCCGTCGAGCGACCAAACCAGCGTCTTTGCCTTTGAATCAGTGAGCACAGTTTCGACCGGTTTGATCAGGATGTCGTAAAGCTCCTTGGCCAATGGTCGCGGATCCGATTTCGGATCCTGCAAGGACTTTCGAAAAGCGAAGATCTTCTTGTTCAGTTCGGACGCCTTGATGTCTGTCTTTCCGGCGATCTGAACGGTCGGCGTCGTGACGACGACGCGATAGCGTTCATCCGTAACCACCGTCGAGAGCGCTACCGTTCCGTTCCCGAAACTCCGGAGCCTCGACTGCAAATCGCGATCGGCCTGAACCGTTTTGGCCTTTTCAGACCCGATCTCTTTGATCAGCTCCTTCTCGAGAAACAGTTTGAACGCCGCGTTCGCATCTGTAAGTTCGGCTGAGAGCCGCAGATACTCCTTTTCCTCATCGGCTGAAAGAGCGCCGTCCTGCCGCGATAGCAGTCGCTTCTTGTCGTCCAGCTTCTGGAACTTCTCGCCGGCCTGCGAGACCTGGTCCGCGAGTTTCGAATATCGTTCGATCAGCGTCTTTTCCTTTTCAGTGAGGTTTGC contains the following coding sequences:
- a CDS encoding patatin-like phospholipase family protein, translated to MISRKKVGLALSGGAARGFAHLGVVKAFADQGIPIDYIAGTSAGSIVGAAIASGLSVDEVIEIGKKISWYKVSGFPYSTKGLLSNAPMGEILEKSLPFKRIEDLPIPFAAVACALETGEKVIFRDKGDLITAVRASCAIPGVFVPVEYDGKNLIDGGVVSLVPAKTVKQLGAEVVIAVDVNACGATYWNSPSTFLGVLFQSAMLLLRTAGKSQHYRADVVIIPQIAHLRPDEIAKMDEFITLGEEAALAKMDEIKKLVFGD
- a CDS encoding CHAT domain-containing protein, translating into MKIAFSKWLLLSVLVMISLASISANAQPGDSQKRTAAKAAFDEAIELRTKRTFQSYQAALLKFEESARLYGEIGDRANYGSSMLGVGLIKDLLGESDAALKIYLDVLEIFREVGQVSLQARTLNNLGNLYSERGNYLKAIEYHSDALVFRRLTTDISGEAQTLNSLGFAYAGLGERQLALDSFKKALRIRHERGELRDEAIVLSNIGLLYNALGDNERAIGYLEGSLALRRRTGDRGGEAITLNNLGMAVSDTEPQAAIVHYENALKIFSELGFENQKATLFNNFGNAYLGLKDRRKALEYFQLALEAHTKNQDRPGLATVLNNIGLANFELGAPHLDSFNQSLLLARETQDRDLEAIVLSNLMRAYHRSSQLPVAIFFGKQCVNRYQELRSAIKGLDAASQKSYLTSIEDQYRFLADILISVGQFADAENILRMLKEEEFSGFVRRDGDEVKTLAQRANLTEKEKTLIERYSKLADQVSQAGEKFQKLDDKKRLLSRQDGALSADEEKEYLRLSAELTDANAAFKLFLEKELIKEIGSEKAKTVQADRDLQSRLRSFGNGTVALSTVVTDERYRVVVTTPTVQIAGKTDIKASELNKKIFAFRKSLQDPKSDPRPLAKELYDILIKPVETVLTDSKAKTLVWSLDGTLRYIPLAALSSDGKTYLVEKYQNVVVTRQTRDDIGDSNVEWKGLGMGVSTEQSVFYPDYPDEPIRLEALPAVEDELKTLIRESGDPTEKGILAGRRFLNDDFTLKNLTDSLARRSRDGKTEYTVVHFASHFRLAENWSTSFLLMGNGRILTLEEFGNSPLLDFSNVELITLSACNTASEDDSNGAEVESFASLIQTRNGKAVLATLWEVEDKSTAKLMSSFYGYLKANPKASKADAMQYAQKLLLTGEKTEVPANAKTRNFSHPAYWSPFVLIGNWR
- a CDS encoding homogentisate 1,2-dioxygenase — translated: MTPTTSEERLKYQSGFGNEFATEAVKGALPIGMNSPQKAPLGLYAEQFSGTAFTVPRAWNKRTWEYRIRPSVLHKPFERIGNGLWESRFDVENVTPNQLRWNPVPIPETATDFIDGVVTIAGNGDLFSQAGIGIHVYSCNKPMTDRFFYNADGEMLVVAEKNRVRFLTELGILEIGSGEIAVIPRGLKFRVELPDGSARGYICENYGSQFRLPDLGPIGANGLANPRDFETPVAWYEDREGDFELVAKFAGNLWRCAIPSSPLDVVGWHGNFAPYKYDLRRFNTIGSISYDHPDPSIFTVLTAPSGEPGVANCDFAIFPERWLVAENTFRPPWYHRNFMSEYMGLCYGQYDAKEEGFVPGGGSLHNCMSAHGPDVEAFEKASNADLQPQKLGGTMAFMFESRYLIRPTKFALESETLQADYYECWQGLRKYFGS
- a CDS encoding S8 family serine peptidase, whose translation is MTPQESLQLSRHLTTADIAAGEQVCPVCAREAREEYVPLLALDEEVAQLIRANAPDTQDFEAVCARCVQLFERAKDQILTDAALQKDGSRVLSTPLRLDADERFTGKGVTIAFLDSGFYPHVDLTTPNNRIVGYRNMMQADGDLTSLFQADVASWHGMMTSVVAAGNGSLSNGFYRGIAPESDVVLVKLARTGRITEQNIQDGLEWILSNRTKYKIRIVNISAGGDFEQSYLHDSLSQMVEECAAIGLTIVCAVGNAGHLPNHPVFPPASAPSCIAVGGLDDNNSINRAKRGMYRSSYGPTLDGFQKPEIIAPSIWVPAPILPNTPTAQQAELLEQLDQAEDGELHRIIRKNPKVDAELDAAIDREVHSIRQIIALKRRRQSVITAHYKYVDGTSFAAPIVSSVIAQMLEANSELTPQQVKRILISTAERLPHYEVDRQGWGVLDPRGAVAKAEEMRGA
- a CDS encoding helix-turn-helix transcriptional regulator, which translates into the protein MPKKGDIRTIDEFADEKFGEVGTEGRDSVEQGFEEFKLGFMIQEARKKKGMTQQELADKCGTNKAYISRIENDIKDVRLSTLRKIIESGLGGELELGIKF
- the hppD gene encoding 4-hydroxyphenylpyruvate dioxygenase encodes the protein MTTQNPLGLKRIHHVEFYVGNAKQAEFYYRKAFGFSRIAYSGLETGNRVTTSYAMRQNRINFVLTTPLTPDHPAAEHIKLHGDGVRDIAFLVEDADHAFNEAVRRGARAFIEPHDWTDENGSVRKAAIHTYGDTIHSLISYNNDNGHNYSGPFLPGFAKQEVAGEDVGLQLVDHIVGNVELGKMNYWCDFYRDVLGFFRYITFDDNDISTEYTALMSIVMSDGGHNIKFPINEPAEGKGGKSQIQEYIDFYGSAGAQHVALLCKDILHTVAKLQENGIEFLRVPDEYYDEIPARVGEIDESIEDLKRLGLLVDRDDEGYLLQVFTKPVEDRPTVFYEILQRKGCKGFGKGNFKALFVSIEEEQRRRGNL
- a CDS encoding phenylalanine 4-monooxygenase, whose product is MLTDTSFASVAADAVPEISNYKVRDEDLPAFTDLEFEHINELQLDHPGANDVDYRKRRDYIASLAKNFRETGIITDVEYTPREQRVWRYVAEELEELQQKYASPFYLRAKKDLFITTERIPQLTEMNRCLKELTGFRLAPIEGLVETRGFLSWLSYRTMLCTQYIRHHSHPAYTPEPDIVHEAIGHIPMFTNPNFADFSQFIGHGARIATDEQLEQLGRLYWFTVEFGLVEHEGDIKAYGAGLLSSFGEIEHAFSDKVERRPFVLDEVINHDFNYSDMQKTLYVIPSYAELKEVTRKYIESFGK